The following coding sequences are from one Melospiza melodia melodia isolate bMelMel2 chromosome 2, bMelMel2.pri, whole genome shotgun sequence window:
- the LOC134414763 gene encoding interleukin-1 receptor-like 2: MKSSTGRLSAQDVDRMAGEREKFNCLSWQNGQGNMTAKTLFSCKIATAFLSLIIAKKCEAYDVMLKQTLVPDGQPLAIKCSLEKSLNSGDYNLTWYKVGNKRAVPRDKLCRVHQQKNLILFLPAMLEDSGDYECVIRDLTSCKKMCTKVTVFERIDGLCLNEKFAVEEVIFTSSSAKVVCPHLDYFRKDKNIHPVHWYKDCQLLEGKRFALSNSDLIIFNVTVHDGGNYTCETTYTYNGKQYNISRDISLVVEVTPPKKPPEITYPRNNSIEVELGSQVTLDCNTTGADGYEVYWTGHGVYFDVFHMGRIFASSYEGETSYDGRPMHSVKLIISEVSSEDYEQPFVCQASNAFGQVASYIILKHRVPDIRRWLTGGLVSLLILTFITLIIYKIFKIDLVLWYRTSACALTSKEDGKIYDAYVLYTKSSEDRSICCLETFVRRILPDVLEKQCGYNLFILGRDDLPGEAVVSVADETLKQSRRLMIILGSEASRCCLLEDTSEQQLAMYNALIRDGIQVILIEMGEIQDYTSMPESIRYIKQKHGAIQWKGDFSEKSCSANTRFWKNVRYQMPPRKKGSYSEVYSLTLMSNSSAAKES, translated from the exons ATGAAAAGCTCCACAGGTCGATTGAGTGCTCAAGATGTGGACAGAATGGCTGGGGAAAGGGAGAAATTTAACTGTTTGTCATGGCAGAATGGG CAGGGAAACATGACAGCAAAAACACTGTTTTCATGCAAAATTGCAACAGCATTTCTGTCCTTAATTATTGCAA AGAAATGTGAAGCCTACGATGTGATGTTGAAGCAGACTCTTGTGCCTGATGGGCAGCCTCTTGCTATTAAATGTTCACTGGAAAAGAGCTTGAACAGTGGAGACTACAACTTAACATGGTATAAAGTTGGTAACAAGAGAGCTGTGCCTAGAGACAAACTGTGTAGAGTTCATCAGCAGAAGAATCTGATTTTGTTTCTTCCTGCCATGTTAGAAGATTCTGGAGATTATGAATGTGTCATAAG GGATTTGACAAGCTGCAAAAAAATGTGTACAAAAGTAACAGTTTTTGAGAGGATTGATGGTTTATGCTTAAATGAAAAATTTGCTGTAGAGGAGGTGATATTCACATCATCTTCTGCAAAGGTTGTTTGTCCCCACTTGGATTATTTCAGGAAAGACAAGAATATTCATCCTGTTCATTGGTATAAG GACtgccagctgctggaaggaaaaagGTTTGCCCTTTCAAACAGTGACCTTATAATTTTTAATGTAACTGTACATGATGGAGGAAACTATACGTGTGAAACAACATATACCTACAATGGGAAACAATATAACATTTCACGAGACATCAGTCTGGTTGTAGAAG TGACCCCACCAAAAAAGCCTCCAGAAATAACTTACCCAAGAAACAACTCTATTGAAGTGGAACTTG GCTCACAGGTTACTCTGGATTGCAACACCACAGGTGCTGATGGGTATGAGGTGTACTGGACAGGACATGGtgtgtattttgatgtatttcaCATGGGCAGAATTTTTGCAAGTTCCTATGA GGGAGAAACTTCTTATGACGGGCGCCCTATGCATTCTGTGAAGCTAATAATTTCAGAAGTAAGCAGTGAAGACTATGAACAGCCTTTTGTCTGTCAAGCTTCAAATGCCTTTGGGCAAGTTGCAtcctatattatattaaaacacaGAG TTCCTGACATACGACGATGGCTGACTGGAGGGCTTGTCTCTTTGTTAATTTTAACATTTATTACTTTAATAATCTACAAGATTTTCAAGATTGATTTGGTACTTTGGTACCGTACTTCTGCCTGTGCCCTTACAAGTAAGGAAG ATGGGAAAATCTACGATGCATATGTCCTGTACACAAAAAGCAGTGAAGACAGAAGTATATGTTGTCTGGAAACCTTTGTTCGTAGAATACTCCCAGATGTTTTAGAAAAACAATGTGGATATAATCTTTTCATATTAGGAAGGGATGATTTACCAGGAGAAG CTGTGGTCAGTGTTGCTGATGAAACTCTTAAGCAAAGCAGAAGACTGATGATTATTTTGGGATCAGAAGCATCTAGGTGCTGCCTCTTGGAAGACACCTCTGAGCAACAGCTAGCTATGTATAATGCTCTCATCCGTGATGGGATCCAAGTGATTCTTATAGAAATGGGTGAAATACAGGACTACACCAGCATGCCAGAATCAATCAGATAcattaagcaaaaacatggaGCCATTCAATGGAAAGGGGACTTCTCAGAGAAATCTTgttcagcaaacacaagattctGGAAAAATGTGCGTTATCAAATGCCACCCAGGAAAAAGGGATCTTATTCTGAAGTGTATTCCTTGACCCTAATGTCAAACAGTTCTGCAGCAAAGGAAAGTTAA